In a single window of the Terrirubrum flagellatum genome:
- the sufC gene encoding Fe-S cluster assembly ATPase SufC, whose translation MLEIKNLSVKIADEDKQIINGLSLTVKAGEIAAIMGPNGSGKSTLSYVIAGKPDYEITEGDILLDGESILEMEPNERAAKGLFLAFQYPLEIPGVATMTFLKAAMNAQRKARGEDEFTTPEFVKRVNAAADELGIARDMLRRPVNVGFSGGEKKRMEILQMTLLEPKMSIMDETDSGLDIDALKIVAAGVNARRDPKHAFLVITHYQRLLDYITPDTVHVMAQGRIVKSGGKELAHELEKSGYAQFSPKAA comes from the coding sequence ATGCTCGAAATCAAGAACCTCTCGGTGAAGATCGCCGACGAAGACAAGCAGATCATCAACGGCCTCTCGCTCACTGTGAAGGCGGGTGAGATCGCCGCCATCATGGGGCCGAACGGCTCCGGCAAATCGACGTTGTCCTACGTGATCGCCGGCAAGCCGGACTATGAGATCACCGAGGGCGACATTCTGCTCGACGGCGAGAGCATTCTCGAGATGGAGCCGAACGAGCGCGCCGCGAAGGGGCTCTTTCTCGCGTTCCAGTATCCGCTGGAGATTCCCGGCGTCGCCACCATGACCTTCCTCAAGGCGGCGATGAACGCACAGCGCAAGGCGCGCGGCGAGGACGAATTCACAACGCCGGAATTCGTCAAGCGCGTCAATGCCGCGGCCGACGAGCTCGGCATCGCGCGCGACATGCTGCGACGTCCCGTCAATGTCGGTTTCTCCGGCGGCGAGAAGAAGCGCATGGAGATTCTCCAGATGACGCTGCTTGAGCCGAAGATGTCGATCATGGACGAGACGGATTCCGGCCTCGATATCGACGCTCTGAAAATCGTGGCGGCCGGCGTCAATGCGCGCCGCGACCCCAAGCACGCGTTCCTGGTGATCACGCACTATCAGCGCCTGCTCGACTACATCACGCCCGACACGGTGCATGTGATGGCGCAGGGCCGCATCGTGAAAAGCGGCGGCAAGGAATTGGCGCATGAGCTCGAAAAGAGCGGCTACGCGCAGTTCTCGCCGAAGGCGGCGTGA
- the sufD gene encoding Fe-S cluster assembly protein SufD: MTNLTVLRNPAEEALISRFPEAKASLGGGPVDLARERAFAALREKGLPHRRVEQYKYTDLRALMREAAPLAPEPTGDLEKKALLIADAGRLSFVNGWYRDASGVPAGVSVSRLKDALAKKDAVVETWYGKAVKLGGDDAILALNAAFVGDGAVIDVKGDVETPLLLDFAIAADAPLSIYPRVLVVVEAGAKLTLVEHIHGPAGVANQIASLVELVVGDGATVEHIRLDETGDVALSLSSLAVWLGQEANLSSLNMSANAAASRYQVFATFGGRDAKASIRGATLVRGKQHADATLLVDHVEPGGESRELFRTVLDEGATGVFQGKIIVRQKAQKTDGRMASNALMLSDDAAMNNKPELEIFADDVQCAHGATCGALDDDLLFYLMARGITRKQAEALMIESFVGETIEPIGHEGLREALVARVEDWLKARI, from the coding sequence ATGACGAACCTCACCGTCCTTCGCAATCCTGCGGAGGAAGCGCTGATTTCGCGCTTCCCCGAGGCCAAAGCGTCGCTTGGCGGCGGCCCTGTCGATCTCGCGCGCGAACGAGCGTTCGCCGCGCTTCGTGAGAAGGGTCTGCCGCATCGCCGCGTCGAGCAATACAAATATACCGACCTGCGTGCGCTGATGCGCGAGGCAGCGCCGCTGGCGCCGGAGCCCACGGGCGACCTTGAGAAGAAGGCGCTTCTGATCGCGGACGCCGGGCGCCTCTCCTTCGTCAATGGCTGGTATCGAGACGCATCGGGTGTTCCCGCTGGCGTCTCCGTCTCCCGGCTGAAAGACGCGCTCGCCAAGAAGGATGCGGTCGTCGAGACTTGGTACGGCAAGGCTGTGAAGCTCGGCGGCGATGACGCGATCCTTGCACTCAACGCGGCCTTTGTCGGTGACGGCGCCGTCATCGACGTGAAAGGCGACGTTGAAACGCCGCTGTTGCTTGATTTCGCAATTGCGGCCGACGCGCCATTGTCTATCTATCCGCGGGTTCTGGTTGTTGTCGAAGCCGGCGCAAAACTCACGCTGGTCGAGCATATCCATGGCCCTGCGGGCGTCGCCAATCAGATCGCCAGCCTTGTCGAGCTTGTCGTCGGCGACGGCGCGACCGTCGAGCATATCCGTCTCGACGAGACCGGCGATGTCGCGCTTTCGCTGTCGTCGCTCGCCGTCTGGCTTGGTCAGGAGGCGAACCTTTCGTCGCTGAACATGTCGGCGAATGCGGCCGCTTCGCGCTATCAGGTGTTCGCGACCTTCGGCGGCCGCGACGCCAAGGCGTCGATCCGCGGCGCGACTCTCGTGCGCGGCAAGCAGCATGCGGATGCGACCTTGCTGGTCGATCATGTCGAACCCGGCGGCGAAAGCCGCGAGCTCTTCCGCACCGTGCTCGATGAAGGCGCGACCGGCGTGTTCCAGGGCAAGATCATTGTCCGGCAGAAAGCGCAGAAGACCGACGGCCGCATGGCTTCGAATGCACTGATGCTGTCCGATGATGCGGCGATGAACAACAAGCCGGAACTCGAGATTTTCGCCGACGACGTGCAGTGCGCTCATGGCGCGACCTGCGGCGCGCTCGATGATGATCTCCTGTTCTACCTCATGGCGCGCGGCATCACGCGCAAGCAGGCCGAAGCGCTGATGATCGAATCTTTCGTCGGCGAGACGATCGAGCCGATCGGGCATGAAGGTCTGCGCGAAGCGCTGGTCGCGCGCGTCGAGGACTGGCTGAAGGCGAGGATCTGA